The genomic segment GCGATCTTCTCGAGCTTCGCCTTTGTCTCTTCGGGAATTCTGACGGTGATCGTGGTGGTGGCGGCCATGGGACGCACTCCTTGTGTGCACTTGTACACAACCTAACACAAACACTTCACGGAGACCATAACATGGCCAATCCGCAACGGGGCGAGATCGAGGCGGTGATCGGAGGCGAGCGGCGGGTGCTGTGCCTGACGCTGGGGGCGCTGGCGGAGCTGGAGGCGCGGCTGCAGGCCGGCGACCTGGTCGGGCTCTCCGAGCGCTTCGCCGGTGGACGCATCTCGGCACGGGATCTGACGGCGATCATCGGGGCGGGGCTGCGCG from the Youhaiella tibetensis genome contains:
- a CDS encoding gene transfer agent family protein, encoding MANPQRGEIEAVIGGERRVLCLTLGALAELEARLQAGDLVGLSERFAGGRISARDLTAIIGAGLRGAGNAIADDDLARMAIEGGLKGAAEVAARLLRATFGEAVE